From Mycobacterium sp. 050128, the proteins below share one genomic window:
- a CDS encoding TetR/AcrR family transcriptional regulator has translation MPRPIDHAKREELLATAGLILARTGVVDTSLRELATQMGTSARMLVYYFDSKEQLILEVLTRQQRAAIPATNELELPVSLAAHRAWCFQDWYECTRGERHNNLRVVLQVFGAACGIDSPYRRYTWETLSLLTRNSQARLEALGMPRHVAETRSRIALAAFQGFIIEFFTTNDQDHVDDTFTRFVDEFLLAPYPAQGRSRRKESLD, from the coding sequence ATGCCGCGCCCGATCGATCACGCTAAACGCGAAGAACTCCTCGCGACCGCAGGACTGATTCTGGCGCGTACCGGCGTGGTCGATACGTCGCTACGCGAGCTTGCCACCCAGATGGGCACCAGCGCGCGAATGCTGGTCTACTACTTCGACAGCAAAGAACAGCTCATTCTGGAAGTGCTAACCCGACAGCAACGCGCCGCCATCCCGGCAACCAACGAGTTAGAACTACCGGTTTCCCTTGCCGCACATCGCGCATGGTGCTTTCAGGATTGGTACGAGTGCACACGCGGTGAGCGTCACAACAATCTGCGCGTCGTGCTACAGGTCTTCGGCGCCGCCTGCGGCATTGACAGTCCATACCGCAGATACACCTGGGAAACACTGTCTTTGCTTACCCGCAATTCCCAAGCACGACTCGAAGCGTTAGGAATGCCACGCCATGTCGCTGAAACCCGTTCGCGGATCGCCCTCGCCGCATTCCAGGGATTCATCATAGAGTTCTTCACCACCAACGACCAGGACCATGTCGATGACACCTTCACCCGGTTCGTCGACGAATTCCTGCTAGCACCGTACCCAGCTCAGGGCCGATCCCGACGAAAGGAATCCCTTGATTGA